A region from the Ptychodera flava strain L36383 chromosome 12, AS_Pfla_20210202, whole genome shotgun sequence genome encodes:
- the LOC139146060 gene encoding uncharacterized protein, with protein MLRIVLGMLSRGDEELFDGFVLETDTEGIKAYWKAIDFESGIDTYFVAIGTDKEKEDVLPYTDMGPKDGGYIGGLALNISDDAAGPVYYVSVKAQNGAGTMSGVLSSRPLKIVPGDMIGLVIDGPEDVLAESDDIDVDVDYQRESGTVTAQFSGFESVRHGIVHYEWAVGSSPLLDDIQPYISAGVILSEGEDIQGEGLHGMGQMQSLLPLEPSTTYYATVRAITGAGNVLEASSDGFTVDTTAPSIHINTIGVSASADNSTTEINDNDFSVYQKTSDALSASWRIEEEESSVIFTEFCFGSYPGASDIFNCTGTTNFDNIPNALVHPNPSRTNILTLRTINKVGLGQELTRGGGVTVDPTPPVTGKVICPLYIRSVDSLTCTWTDFVDSESGIAYYEFAVGTAEADDSIFAYTFVDSSVSEYDARGFASGPLKPGIYFVTVSATNHVGDSAKGYSSGIVVDETPPIAGNVMELSGVDEVFFDDTKPTTPSECFGSQGCKEVDANCQKSVDRILVAWQPFQDPDSPIVRYQVAVGTTAGGTQIRSFHDVDSTDGLRALVTNIDLYDVPRVFVSVRGYNAAGLYATGTSNGVYISRVSAGLPPIGTGYVWDGNEDRDLDFQDNAEQLSGQWSFNGDPCPISKYEWSILRFDGSEVQPMTELPEGMTYGVNDALNMKDGESYYVVVRATNLLGYSYSLRSDGITIQREPLLPGHVRDGDVMGYDINFQASVKYLAGNWDAFGIHPSRYTEEELGNFEEQQVIDHYEVAVGTDRRYPNTRDNVHPFFNVGLNTSHTFHGLNLVPRRLTYYITVRGYSTSTAMAEMTSNGIVVGVGGTVLSAGEIDVPRFIASRTTVSISWGKFEFGMPVLFYQLGIASDGNFTDTVPCSDLQSFDQDNKPEDGFQHLFNAYPLINTGKDTLVTMTTLQLKDKTTYSVVVIATDESAQCSLVTRKFSVDLTPPEEGTIQVGAFSEQAMAYTSRGDMLVITWDGYRDDESGIKSYSLSIYDGISCSGGDDHVMLQGGIEVLANDTQYTFVDLTLQPEHPYFVHLSCLNNAGLTTTTVSKPILLDLNDPVQGVVKDGPLFSDDIEYQSSTTRIEGVFLHLPNPSGSSCPSREYTFDGVSADDDWHSVHSEGVWNTAGNSVDFRPSQLLFDDSDGLSITMVRNVQKETMYSGAYYNTNPDVPAGGKYKVEILAASGDVSAVTSVVFWDGPDGVVGDFDAPVRERGLPEETGQYDDCKVCCGTIDQIGNSTNECLCNCTEYLLRPIDTTPIQTMTSSPETTEAGPPPWEIVEDEDPDDSFTGDRGLKSVPFRSMGFQLHPGMDHFFHINVF; from the exons TGGCGGATACATCGGTGGTCTTGCCTTAAACATATCCGACGATGCAGCCGGGCCAGTATATTACGTGTCCGTAAAAGCCCAAAATGGAGCTGGCACAATGTCAGGAGTACTTTCTTCACG CCCTCTCAAGATCGTTCCCGGCGACATGATTGGTTTGGTAATAGACGGACCGGAGGACGTTTTGGCAGAGAGTGACGACATCGATGTTGACGTTGACTACCAAAGGGAAAGTGGGACGGTCACTGCGCAGTTCAGCGGGTTTGAAAGTGTAAGGCACGGAATTGTCCATTATGAATGGGCAGTGGGTAGTTCACCTCTGTTGGATGACATCCAACCGTACATAAGCGCTGGTGTAATATTGTCTGAAGGAGAAGACATTCAAGGCGAAG GTTTGCATGGCATGGGGCAAATGCAGTCATTGCTCCCACTTGAGCCAAGCACCACGTACTACGCAACGGTCAGAGCTATAACTGGTGCTGGCAATGTATTGGAAGCGTCATCGGACGGGTTCACTGTTGATaccacagcgccctctattcaCATCAACACAATTGGGGTCAGCGCTAGCGCGGACAATAGTACAACAGAAATCAACGATAATGATTTCAGTGTTTATCAG AAAACTTCTGATGCACTCTCTGCTTCATGGAGGATAGAGGAGGAAGAGAGTAGCGTCATTTTCACCGAATTCTGTTTTGGAAGTTACCCGGGAGCTTCAGACATCTTTAATTGCACTGGAACGacaaactttgacaatatacCCAACGCTCTAGTGCATCCCAATCCCAGCAGGACAAACATATTGACGTTGAGGACAATAAACAAG GTTGGTCTCGGGCAAGAACTCACAAGGGGCGGCGGGGTCACCGTAGACCCAACACCACCTGTAACGGGCAAAGTCATTTGTCCCTTGTACATCAGGAGCGTCGATTCGTTGACCTGTACGTGGACAGACTTTGTGGACAGTGAAAGTGGTATAGCTTACTATGAATTCGCCGTTGGAACAGCCGAAGCAGATGACTCCATTTTCGCTTATACATTCGTTGACTCGTCAGTCAGCGAATATGATGCCAGAG gaTTTGCCAGCGGACCGTTGAAACCAGGTATCTACTTTGTGACAGTGTCTGCCACAAATCACGTGGGCGATTCAGCCAAGGGTTACTCATCAGGAATCGTCGTAGACGAGACTCCACCAATCGCCGGGAACGTCATGGAATTGTCCGGTGTTGATGAAGTTTTCTTCGATGACACCAAACCTACTACTCCCTCGGAATGCTTTGGTTCTCAGG GTTGCAAAGAGGTAGATGCCAACTGCCAGAAATCTGTTGATCGAATCTTGGTTGCCTGGCAACCATTTCAAGATCCGGACAGCCCAATCGTCAG GTATCAAGTCGCTGTAGGCACTACTGCAGGTGGAACACAGATTCGAAGTTTTCATGACGTTGATTCTACCGATGGATTGAGAGCACTGGTTACCAATATCGACCTGTACGATGTTCCTAGAGTGTTTGTTTCAGTTCGTGGATATAATGCCGCTGGCTTGTACGCAACTGGGACGTCGAATGGCGTCTACATCAGCAGAGTCAGCGCTGGACTGCCACCCATAGGAACCGGCTATGTCTGGGATGGAAACGAGGACAGAGACTT GGATTTCCAGGACAACGCGGAGCAATTGTCTGGACAGTGGAGTTTCAATGGTGATCCTTGTCCCATCTCGAAATACGAATGGTCAATATTACGGTTTGATGGCAGTGAAGTGCAGCCAATGACAGAACTACCTGAGG GAATGACATACGGTGTAAATGACGCCCTGAACATGAAGGACGGCGAGTCATATTACGTCGTGGTGCGAGCCACGAACCTGCTCGGTTACAGCTACTCTCTTCGCTCTGACGGCATCACCATTCAAAGGGAACCGCTGCTACCCGGTCACGTCAGGGACGGTGACGTCATGGGCTACGACATCAACTTCCAGGCGTCTGTGAAGTATCTAGCCGGCAACTGGGACGCGTTTGGCATTCACCCTTCGCGATACACCGAAGAAG AATTGGGTAATTTTGAGGAGCAACAAGTCATCGACCATTACGAAGTAGCCGTTGGAACCGACAGACGCTATCCTAACACCAGAGACAACGTCCATCCATTCTTCAATGTGGGACTGAACACCTCTCACACCTTCCATGGTCTCAACTTGGTACCCCGCAGACTGACGTATTATATTACTGTCAGGGGATACAGCACTTCAACGGCCATGGCAGAAATGACGTCAAACGGGATTGTGGTTGGTGTTGGAGGGACCGTTTTGTCCGCCGGGGAAATTGATGTACCTCG gTTCATTGCCTCTCGGACTACAGTTAGTATATCGTGGGGCAAATTTGAGTTCGGCATGCCAGTTCTTTTTTATCAGCTTGGAATTGCTTCAGATGGTAACTTTACGGATACCGTACCCTGTAGTGACCTT CAAAGTTTTGACCAAGACAATAAACCCGAGGACGGTTTTCAACACCTGTTCAACGCCTATCCTTTGATCAACACTGGAAAGGATACCCTTGTGACGATGACCACCCTACAGCTGAAAGACAAGACAACATACTCCGTTGTTGTCATAGCAACGGATGAATCAGCCCAGTGTTCGTTGGTCACACGAAAGTTCAGCGTTGACTTGACTCCACCTGAAGAAGGTACTATACAGGTTGGCGCGTTCAGTGAACAG GCGATGGCGTACACGAGCAGAGGAGACATGCTGGTCATCACTTGGGATGGTTACCGTGACGACGAGAGTGGCATCAAATCCTATTCCTTGTCGATCTATGATGGCATCTCATGTAGTGGCGGAGACGATCACGTGATGTTACAGGGTGGCATCGAGGTCTTGGCCAATGACACGCAGTATACGTTTGTGGATCTTACTTTACAG CCAGAGCACCCTTACTTTGTACATTTATCGTGTTTGAACAATGCTGGACTGACCACAACAACTGTATCCAAGCCAATTCTGCTTGATTTGAACGACCCGGTTCAAGGGGTTGTGAAAGATGGACCCTTGTTCAGCGATGACATAGAATATCAAAGTTCGACAACAAGGATCGAAG GTGTTTTCTTGCACCTTCCAAATCCAAGTGGAAGTTCCTGTCCAAGTCGTGAATATACATTTGACGGCGTATCCGCTGACGATGACTGGCACTCAGTGCACTCGGAAGGCGTTTGGAACACGGCTGGAAACTCCGTCGACTTCAGACCAAGCCAG CTTTTGTTTGACGATAGCGACGGTCTTTCAATTACAATGGTCCGTAACGTACAAAAGGAAACTATGTATTCCGGCGCGTACTACAACACTAACCCGGATGTTCCCGCAGGCGGCAAATATAAG GTGGAAATTCTCGCCGCTTCTGGCGACGTATCTGCAGTCACCAGCGTCGTATTCTGGGATGGACCCGATGGCGTCGTTGGTGACTTCGATGCGCCTGTTCGGGAACGAGGTTTGCCTGAAGAGACGGGACAGTACGATGACTGCAAAGTATGCTGTGGTACCATTGATCAAATTG GGAACAGTACAAATGAGTGTCTGTGTAATTGTACGGAATATCTTCTACGGCCAATTGACACTACACCGATTCAAACAATGACGAGCTCACCAGAAACCACCGAAGCTGGACCACCGCCCTGGGAGATTGTCGAGGACGAAGATCCCGATGATTCATTTACAGGAGACAGAGGACTGAAATCTGTGCCTTTCCGATCGATGGGCTTCCAGCTTCATCCGGGTATGGATCATTTTTTCCATATTAAC GTGTTCTAA